One genomic window of Notamacropus eugenii isolate mMacEug1 chromosome 6, mMacEug1.pri_v2, whole genome shotgun sequence includes the following:
- the RBM46 gene encoding probable RNA-binding protein 46 isoform X5, which yields MNEENLDITNGCSKVRTGTQNEAALLALMEKTGYNMVQENGQRKFGGPPPGWEGPPPPRGCEVFVGKIPRDMYEDELVPVFERAGKIYEFRLMMEFSGENRGYAFVMYTTKEEAQLAIRILNNYEIRPGKFIGVCVSLDNCRLFIGAIPKEKKKEEILDEMKKVTEGVVDVIVYPSATDKTKNRGFAFVEYESHRAAAMARRKLIPGTFQLWGHTIQVDWADPEKEVDEETMQRVKVLYVRNLMISTTEETIKAEFNKFKPGAVERVKKLRDYAFVHFFNREDAVSAMSVMNGKCIDGASIEVTLAKPVNKESTWRQHLNGQISPNSENLLVFANKEEGHQKTLGKPPSLPARLNGQHSPSPPEIERCTYPFFPGTKLTPISMYSLKSNHFNSAVMHLDYYCNKNNWAPPEYYLYSTTSQDGKVLLVYKIVIPAIANGSQSYFMPDKLCTTLEDAKELAAQFTLLHLEAACSSGKESIQ from the exons ATGAATGAAGAAAATCTAGATATAACAAATGGATGCAGCAAAGTTCGGACTGGTACTCAGAATGAAGCAGCCTTGTTAGCTTTAATGGAAAAAACTGGTTACAACATGGTTCAAGAAAATGGACAAAGGAAATTTGGTGGACCACCTCCAG GTTGGGAAGGTCCACCTCCACCAAGAGGGTGTGAAGTTTTTGTGGGAAAGATCCCTCGTGACATGTATGAAGATGAATTAGTTCCTGTTTTTGAAAGAGCTGGAAAGATATATGAATTCCGACTGATGATGGAGTTTAGTGGTGAAAATCGAGGATATGCTTTTGTGATGTACACAACTAAAGAAGAAGCGCAATTAGCCATTAGAATTCTTAATAATTATGAGATTCGTCCAGGGAAATTcattggtgtgtgtgtgagtttggATAATTGCAGATTATTTATTGGAGCTattcccaaagaaaagaaaaaagaagaaatacttGATGAAATGAAGAAAGTTACAGAAGGAGTTGTGGATGTCATTGTTTATCCAAGTGCAACTGACAAGACCAAAAATCGTGGTTTTGCATTTGTTGAATATGAGTCCCACAGAGCTGCTGCCATGGCAAGGAGAAAACTTATTCCAG GAACATTCCAACTGTGGGGCCACACTATACAGGTAGATTGGgcagatccagagaaagaagttgaTGAAGAAACAATGCAGAGAGTTAAAGTTTTATATGTTAGGAATTTAATGATCTCTACCACAGAGGAAACAATTAAAGCAGAATTTAACAAATTCAAACCTGGTGCGGTTGAAAGGGTGAAGAAACTTAGAGACTAtgcttttgttcattttttcaacCGAGAAGATGCAGTGTCTGCTATGTCTGTTATGAATGGAAAGTGTATTGATGGAGCAAGTATTGAAGTAACACTGGCTAAACCAGTAAATAAGGAAAGCACTTGGCGACAACATCTCAATGGTCAAATTAGCCCAAATTCTGAAAATCTTTTGGTATTTGCTAATAAAGAAGAGGGACACCAAAAAACTCTAGGGAAACCACCAAGTCTTCCAGCTCGTCTAAATGGTCAGCACAGCCCAAGCCCCCCAGAAATTGAAAGATGCACTTATCCATTTTTCCCTGGAACAAAGCTTACACCAATAAGTATGTATTCTTTAAAATCTAATCACTTCAATTCTGCAGTAATGCATTTGGATTATTACTGCAACAAAAATAATTGGGCACCACCAGAATATTATTTATATTCAACAACAAGTCAAGATGGAAAAGTACTCTTGGTATATAAAATAGTTATTCCTGCTATTGCAAACGGATCTCAGAGTTACTTCATGCCAGACAAACTATGTACAACACTAGAAGATGCGAAGGAATTGGCAGCCCAGTTTACTTTGCTTCATTTAG
- the RBM46 gene encoding probable RNA-binding protein 46 isoform X3 — MNEENLDITNGCSKVRTGTQNEAALLALMEKTGYNMVQENGQRKFGGPPPGWEGPPPPRGCEVFVGKIPRDMYEDELVPVFERAGKIYEFRLMMEFSGENRGYAFVMYTTKEEAQLAIRILNNYEIRPGKFIGVCVSLDNCRLFIGAIPKEKKKEEILDEMKKVTEGVVDVIVYPSATDKTKNRGFAFVEYESHRAAAMARRKLIPGTFQLWGHTIQVDWADPEKEVDEETMQRVKVLYVRNLMISTTEETIKAEFNKFKPGAVERVKKLRDYAFVHFFNREDAVSAMSVMNGKCIDGASIEVTLAKPVNKESTWRQHLNGQISPNSENLLVFANKEEGHQKTLGKPPSLPARLNGQHSPSPPEIERCTYPFFPGTKLTPISMYSLKSNHFNSAVMHLDYYCNKNNWAPPEYYLYSTTSQDGKVLLVYKIVIPAIANGSQSYFMPDKLCTTLEDAKELAAQFTLLHLVSSCYLREGLRRSSHGQKTGNTVSSA; from the exons ATGAATGAAGAAAATCTAGATATAACAAATGGATGCAGCAAAGTTCGGACTGGTACTCAGAATGAAGCAGCCTTGTTAGCTTTAATGGAAAAAACTGGTTACAACATGGTTCAAGAAAATGGACAAAGGAAATTTGGTGGACCACCTCCAG GTTGGGAAGGTCCACCTCCACCAAGAGGGTGTGAAGTTTTTGTGGGAAAGATCCCTCGTGACATGTATGAAGATGAATTAGTTCCTGTTTTTGAAAGAGCTGGAAAGATATATGAATTCCGACTGATGATGGAGTTTAGTGGTGAAAATCGAGGATATGCTTTTGTGATGTACACAACTAAAGAAGAAGCGCAATTAGCCATTAGAATTCTTAATAATTATGAGATTCGTCCAGGGAAATTcattggtgtgtgtgtgagtttggATAATTGCAGATTATTTATTGGAGCTattcccaaagaaaagaaaaaagaagaaatacttGATGAAATGAAGAAAGTTACAGAAGGAGTTGTGGATGTCATTGTTTATCCAAGTGCAACTGACAAGACCAAAAATCGTGGTTTTGCATTTGTTGAATATGAGTCCCACAGAGCTGCTGCCATGGCAAGGAGAAAACTTATTCCAG GAACATTCCAACTGTGGGGCCACACTATACAGGTAGATTGGgcagatccagagaaagaagttgaTGAAGAAACAATGCAGAGAGTTAAAGTTTTATATGTTAGGAATTTAATGATCTCTACCACAGAGGAAACAATTAAAGCAGAATTTAACAAATTCAAACCTGGTGCGGTTGAAAGGGTGAAGAAACTTAGAGACTAtgcttttgttcattttttcaacCGAGAAGATGCAGTGTCTGCTATGTCTGTTATGAATGGAAAGTGTATTGATGGAGCAAGTATTGAAGTAACACTGGCTAAACCAGTAAATAAGGAAAGCACTTGGCGACAACATCTCAATGGTCAAATTAGCCCAAATTCTGAAAATCTTTTGGTATTTGCTAATAAAGAAGAGGGACACCAAAAAACTCTAGGGAAACCACCAAGTCTTCCAGCTCGTCTAAATGGTCAGCACAGCCCAAGCCCCCCAGAAATTGAAAGATGCACTTATCCATTTTTCCCTGGAACAAAGCTTACACCAATAAGTATGTATTCTTTAAAATCTAATCACTTCAATTCTGCAGTAATGCATTTGGATTATTACTGCAACAAAAATAATTGGGCACCACCAGAATATTATTTATATTCAACAACAAGTCAAGATGGAAAAGTACTCTTGGTATATAAAATAGTTATTCCTGCTATTGCAAACGGATCTCAGAGTTACTTCATGCCAGACAAACTATGTACAACACTAGAAGATGCGAAGGAATTGGCAGCCCAGTTTACTTTGCTTCATTTAG TCTCTTCGTGCTATCTGAGGGAAGGGCTAAGAAGGAGTTCGCATGGCCAAAAG
- the RBM46 gene encoding probable RNA-binding protein 46 isoform X6, translated as MNEENLDITNGCSKVRTGTQNEAALLALMEKTGYNMVQENGQRKFGGPPPGWEGPPPPRGCEVFVGKIPRDMYEDELVPVFERAGKIYEFRLMMEFSGENRGYAFVMYTTKEEAQLAIRILNNYEIRPGKFIGVCVSLDNCRLFIGAIPKEKKKEEILDEMKKVTEGVVDVIVYPSATDKTKNRGFAFVEYESHRAAAMARRKLIPGTFQLWGHTIQVDWADPEKEVDEETMQRVKVLYVRNLMISTTEETIKAEFNKFKPGAVERVKKLRDYAFVHFFNREDAVSAMSVMNGKCIDGASIEVTLAKPVNKESTWRQHLNGQISPNSENLLVFANKEEGHQKTLGKPPSLPARLNGQHSPSPPEIERCTYPFFPGTKLTPISMYSLKSNHFNSAVMHLDYYCNKNNWAPPEYYLYSTTSQDGKVLLVYKIVIPAIANGSQSYFMPDKLCTTLEDAKELAAQFTLLHLGPF; from the exons ATGAATGAAGAAAATCTAGATATAACAAATGGATGCAGCAAAGTTCGGACTGGTACTCAGAATGAAGCAGCCTTGTTAGCTTTAATGGAAAAAACTGGTTACAACATGGTTCAAGAAAATGGACAAAGGAAATTTGGTGGACCACCTCCAG GTTGGGAAGGTCCACCTCCACCAAGAGGGTGTGAAGTTTTTGTGGGAAAGATCCCTCGTGACATGTATGAAGATGAATTAGTTCCTGTTTTTGAAAGAGCTGGAAAGATATATGAATTCCGACTGATGATGGAGTTTAGTGGTGAAAATCGAGGATATGCTTTTGTGATGTACACAACTAAAGAAGAAGCGCAATTAGCCATTAGAATTCTTAATAATTATGAGATTCGTCCAGGGAAATTcattggtgtgtgtgtgagtttggATAATTGCAGATTATTTATTGGAGCTattcccaaagaaaagaaaaaagaagaaatacttGATGAAATGAAGAAAGTTACAGAAGGAGTTGTGGATGTCATTGTTTATCCAAGTGCAACTGACAAGACCAAAAATCGTGGTTTTGCATTTGTTGAATATGAGTCCCACAGAGCTGCTGCCATGGCAAGGAGAAAACTTATTCCAG GAACATTCCAACTGTGGGGCCACACTATACAGGTAGATTGGgcagatccagagaaagaagttgaTGAAGAAACAATGCAGAGAGTTAAAGTTTTATATGTTAGGAATTTAATGATCTCTACCACAGAGGAAACAATTAAAGCAGAATTTAACAAATTCAAACCTGGTGCGGTTGAAAGGGTGAAGAAACTTAGAGACTAtgcttttgttcattttttcaacCGAGAAGATGCAGTGTCTGCTATGTCTGTTATGAATGGAAAGTGTATTGATGGAGCAAGTATTGAAGTAACACTGGCTAAACCAGTAAATAAGGAAAGCACTTGGCGACAACATCTCAATGGTCAAATTAGCCCAAATTCTGAAAATCTTTTGGTATTTGCTAATAAAGAAGAGGGACACCAAAAAACTCTAGGGAAACCACCAAGTCTTCCAGCTCGTCTAAATGGTCAGCACAGCCCAAGCCCCCCAGAAATTGAAAGATGCACTTATCCATTTTTCCCTGGAACAAAGCTTACACCAATAAGTATGTATTCTTTAAAATCTAATCACTTCAATTCTGCAGTAATGCATTTGGATTATTACTGCAACAAAAATAATTGGGCACCACCAGAATATTATTTATATTCAACAACAAGTCAAGATGGAAAAGTACTCTTGGTATATAAAATAGTTATTCCTGCTATTGCAAACGGATCTCAGAGTTACTTCATGCCAGACAAACTATGTACAACACTAGAAGATGCGAAGGAATTGGCAGCCCAGTTTACTTTGCTTCATTTAG
- the RBM46 gene encoding probable RNA-binding protein 46 isoform X4, which yields MNEENLDITNGCSKVRTGTQNEAALLALMEKTGYNMVQENGQRKFGGPPPGWEGPPPPRGCEVFVGKIPRDMYEDELVPVFERAGKIYEFRLMMEFSGENRGYAFVMYTTKEEAQLAIRILNNYEIRPGKFIGVCVSLDNCRLFIGAIPKEKKKEEILDEMKKVTEGVVDVIVYPSATDKTKNRGFAFVEYESHRAAAMARRKLIPGTFQLWGHTIQVDWADPEKEVDEETMQRVKVLYVRNLMISTTEETIKAEFNKFKPGAVERVKKLRDYAFVHFFNREDAVSAMSVMNGKCIDGASIEVTLAKPVNKESTWRQHLNGQISPNSENLLVFANKEEGHQKTLGKPPSLPARLNGQHSPSPPEIERCTYPFFPGTKLTPISMYSLKSNHFNSAVMHLDYYCNKNNWAPPEYYLYSTTSQDGKVLLVYKIVIPAIANGSQSYFMPDKLCTTLEDAKELAAQFTLLHLDREHSLFSLNLYRRIWRK from the exons ATGAATGAAGAAAATCTAGATATAACAAATGGATGCAGCAAAGTTCGGACTGGTACTCAGAATGAAGCAGCCTTGTTAGCTTTAATGGAAAAAACTGGTTACAACATGGTTCAAGAAAATGGACAAAGGAAATTTGGTGGACCACCTCCAG GTTGGGAAGGTCCACCTCCACCAAGAGGGTGTGAAGTTTTTGTGGGAAAGATCCCTCGTGACATGTATGAAGATGAATTAGTTCCTGTTTTTGAAAGAGCTGGAAAGATATATGAATTCCGACTGATGATGGAGTTTAGTGGTGAAAATCGAGGATATGCTTTTGTGATGTACACAACTAAAGAAGAAGCGCAATTAGCCATTAGAATTCTTAATAATTATGAGATTCGTCCAGGGAAATTcattggtgtgtgtgtgagtttggATAATTGCAGATTATTTATTGGAGCTattcccaaagaaaagaaaaaagaagaaatacttGATGAAATGAAGAAAGTTACAGAAGGAGTTGTGGATGTCATTGTTTATCCAAGTGCAACTGACAAGACCAAAAATCGTGGTTTTGCATTTGTTGAATATGAGTCCCACAGAGCTGCTGCCATGGCAAGGAGAAAACTTATTCCAG GAACATTCCAACTGTGGGGCCACACTATACAGGTAGATTGGgcagatccagagaaagaagttgaTGAAGAAACAATGCAGAGAGTTAAAGTTTTATATGTTAGGAATTTAATGATCTCTACCACAGAGGAAACAATTAAAGCAGAATTTAACAAATTCAAACCTGGTGCGGTTGAAAGGGTGAAGAAACTTAGAGACTAtgcttttgttcattttttcaacCGAGAAGATGCAGTGTCTGCTATGTCTGTTATGAATGGAAAGTGTATTGATGGAGCAAGTATTGAAGTAACACTGGCTAAACCAGTAAATAAGGAAAGCACTTGGCGACAACATCTCAATGGTCAAATTAGCCCAAATTCTGAAAATCTTTTGGTATTTGCTAATAAAGAAGAGGGACACCAAAAAACTCTAGGGAAACCACCAAGTCTTCCAGCTCGTCTAAATGGTCAGCACAGCCCAAGCCCCCCAGAAATTGAAAGATGCACTTATCCATTTTTCCCTGGAACAAAGCTTACACCAATAAGTATGTATTCTTTAAAATCTAATCACTTCAATTCTGCAGTAATGCATTTGGATTATTACTGCAACAAAAATAATTGGGCACCACCAGAATATTATTTATATTCAACAACAAGTCAAGATGGAAAAGTACTCTTGGTATATAAAATAGTTATTCCTGCTATTGCAAACGGATCTCAGAGTTACTTCATGCCAGACAAACTATGTACAACACTAGAAGATGCGAAGGAATTGGCAGCCCAGTTTACTTTGCTTCATTTAG